The DNA region CCCGCAACAACATGCGGTGGGGCTCATGTTTCGCAAGGAGATGCCCACCCACGAAGGCATGCTGTTTGTTTTTGAACAAGCCGCCGAGCAGTGTTTTTGGATGAAAAACACCATGCTGCCCCTGACGGCCGCTTTTGTCGCCGACGATGGCACCATCGTCAACCTGGCCGACATGAAACCGCAAACCACCGATTCGCACTGCTCGAAGAAACCGGTGCGTTATGTACTCGAAATGAACCAGGGGTGGTTTGCCAAAAAAGGAATCAAAGACGGCACCAAACTCGGCGGCAAACCGTTTGAGGGCAAATAACGCTACATCTTTAATAGCTGCCTGCGCATATTCCACGGGGCTTTCAGCCCTATTTGATCAAAAAAAAACCACCTGACAAGGTGGCTTTTTCTATGCAGGCGAACTTCAGGCGAAGTTGGCTTCTGCAAAGCTCCAGTTCACCAGCTTTTCGAGGAAGGTCTCGACATACTTGGGGCGCATGTTGCGGTAGTCGATGTAGTACGCGTGTTCCCACACGTCCACGGTCAACAGTGCTTTGTCAGCGGTGGTGAGGGGTGTACCAGCGGCACCCATGTTGACGATGTCAACGGAACCGTCGGCTTTCTTGACCAACCAGGTCCAGCCCGAACCGAAGTTGCCCACGGCGGACTTCACAAATGCTTCCTTGAATGCGGCGTAGCTGCCCCATTTCGCAGTGATCGCAGCGGCCAAGGCGCCAGCAGGCTCGCCACCACCGTTGGGTTTCATGCAGTTCCAGAAAAAGGTGTGGTTCCAGATTTGGGCGGAGTTGTTGTAAATGCCACCGCTGGATTTTTTGATGATTTCTTCCAGCGCCATGCTTTCAAACTCAGTGCCCTTTTGCAGGTTGTTGAGGTTGACCACATAAGCGTTGTGGTGCTTGCCGTGGTGGAATTCCAATGTTTCTTGGGAATAAGCAGGTGCCAAAGCGTCAATGGCATACGGCAGGGCGGGCAAGGTGTGTTCCATGGAATCCTCTCAGTTGTGTTGAATTGAACGGCTGAT from Candidatus Woesearchaeota archaeon includes:
- a CDS encoding Fe-Mn family superoxide dismutase produces the protein MEHTLPALPYAIDALAPAYSQETLEFHHGKHHNAYVVNLNNLQKGTEFESMALEEIIKKSSGGIYNNSAQIWNHTFFWNCMKPNGGGEPAGALAAAITAKWGSYAAFKEAFVKSAVGNFGSGWTWLVKKADGSVDIVNMGAAGTPLTTADKALLTVDVWEHAYYIDYRNMRPKYVETFLEKLVNWSFAEANFA
- a CDS encoding DUF192 domain-containing protein, producing the protein MKHIAIGLLGLAALLGTPAHAQNTPQTDLPRVKLSAGMHLIDTQVAITPQQHAVGLMFRKEMPTHEGMLFVFEQAAEQCFWMKNTMLPLTAAFVADDGTIVNLADMKPQTTDSHCSKKPVRYVLEMNQGWFAKKGIKDGTKLGGKPFEGK